Proteins from a single region of Nocardiopsis dassonvillei subsp. dassonvillei DSM 43111:
- a CDS encoding activator-dependent family glycosyltransferase, which produces MRVLVVSQAEKTHLLGLIPQAWALRAAGHEVRVASQPALVPVAARTGLPAVQVGRDHLFHQLLTTLKGLGFGDSRGFDMTRSDPEALGWDYLLDGYREFVRLWWHPVNTPMLDDLTDLCRSWRPDLVLWEPTTFAAPVAARASGAAHVRVLWGLDVFSRTRRRFLERAAALSAADREDPLADWLERSARRVGADFSEDLVRGQATLDPYPPGVRLDPEEGVRHIPLRYVPYNGTAVVPDWLRSPGGRRRVCLTLGSAVPEKFDDRYRLPLAELLESVAGLDVEVVATLSAEQSARAGTLPDNVRVVEHVPLHALMPHCDAVVHHGGAGTFCTAVFHGVPQLVLPEFSMAQYVFDEPLLAERITGLGAGLALAGAGMTGGEVALQVGRLLDEPRFAEGARVLRDRAHGMTSPAGLVPVLEELAAEGRSA; this is translated from the coding sequence ATGCGCGTGCTCGTCGTCAGCCAGGCGGAGAAGACCCATCTGCTGGGCCTCATCCCGCAGGCGTGGGCTCTGCGCGCCGCCGGGCACGAGGTGCGGGTGGCCAGCCAGCCCGCGCTGGTCCCCGTCGCGGCGCGCACCGGGCTGCCCGCCGTCCAGGTGGGCCGGGACCACCTCTTCCACCAGCTGCTGACCACGTTGAAGGGCCTGGGCTTCGGCGACAGCCGGGGCTTCGACATGACCAGGAGCGATCCGGAGGCGCTGGGCTGGGACTACCTGCTCGACGGCTACCGCGAGTTCGTCCGGCTGTGGTGGCATCCGGTCAACACGCCCATGCTGGACGACCTCACCGACCTGTGCCGCTCGTGGCGCCCCGACCTGGTCCTGTGGGAGCCGACCACCTTCGCCGCGCCGGTGGCGGCCCGGGCCTCGGGCGCGGCGCACGTCCGGGTCCTGTGGGGGCTGGACGTGTTCTCCCGCACCCGCCGCCGGTTCCTGGAGCGCGCCGCCGCGCTGTCCGCCGCCGACCGCGAGGACCCCCTCGCCGACTGGCTGGAGCGCAGCGCCCGGCGCGTGGGCGCCGACTTCTCCGAGGACCTGGTCCGGGGCCAGGCCACCCTGGACCCCTATCCGCCGGGTGTGCGCCTGGACCCCGAGGAGGGCGTGCGCCACATCCCCCTGCGCTACGTGCCCTACAACGGGACCGCGGTGGTGCCCGACTGGCTGCGCTCCCCGGGCGGGCGCAGGCGGGTCTGCCTGACCCTCGGCTCGGCCGTGCCGGAGAAGTTCGACGACCGCTACCGGCTGCCCCTCGCGGAGCTGCTGGAGTCGGTCGCCGGACTGGACGTGGAGGTCGTCGCCACCCTGTCCGCCGAGCAGAGCGCGCGGGCCGGAACCCTGCCGGACAACGTCCGGGTGGTGGAGCACGTGCCGTTGCACGCGCTCATGCCCCACTGCGACGCGGTGGTCCACCACGGGGGAGCCGGGACCTTCTGCACCGCGGTGTTCCACGGTGTCCCGCAGCTCGTCCTCCCCGAGTTCTCCATGGCCCAGTACGTCTTCGACGAACCGCTGCTCGCCGAGCGGATCACCGGGTTGGGGGCGGGCCTCGCGCTGGCGGGGGCCGGGATGACCGGCGGGGAGGTCGCCCTCCAGGTCGGGCGCCTGCTCGACGAGCCCCGCTTCGCCGAGGGCGCGCGCGTGCTCCGCGACAGGGCGCACGGGATGACCAGCCCGGCCGGACTCGTCCCGGTGCTGGAGGAGCTGGCCGCCGAGGGCCGAAGCGCCTGA
- a CDS encoding NDP-hexose 2,3-dehydratase family protein, with protein MTGSGDGARFALSASDRAVPLVSDAEFARWWESRPRHELLSVERVGFDHTRSWSFSAGTGDLVHESGGFFSVRGLRVASGGAVVHQPVIDQPEIGILGILVKEFDGVPHFLMQAKFEPGNVNLRQISPTVQATRSNYTGVHGGRATPYVEYFRAPRRGRVLVDVLQSEQGEWFWRKHNRNIVVEVGPDEDVPEHEDYRWFTLRQIHGMLRRDNLVNMDARTVLSCLPVTRGEGPEPADPFERALARSYGDGALHPMTGVVSWFTEAKTVVDWRSELLPLPRAEGWRRTGDEISGGPGFRIIMVSVSARIREVASWTQPLLAPERHGFAAFLVREIGGVLHVLVRARAEPGTLDRVEITPTVQYSASAEALGRPEPFAAQAESPPDHRVRYDALLSEEGGRFHHAQTRYRIVEADPDLPAEVPPDFLWVTVAQLMELVRHGHYLNIEARTLLVCLHTLG; from the coding sequence GTGACCGGTTCCGGGGACGGAGCCCGGTTCGCGCTCTCGGCGTCGGACCGGGCGGTACCGCTGGTGTCCGACGCCGAGTTCGCCCGGTGGTGGGAGAGCAGGCCCCGGCACGAACTGCTCTCCGTCGAGCGGGTCGGCTTCGACCACACGCGCAGCTGGTCCTTCTCCGCCGGGACCGGGGACCTCGTCCACGAGAGCGGCGGCTTCTTCTCCGTCCGGGGGCTGCGCGTGGCCTCCGGCGGTGCGGTGGTGCACCAGCCGGTCATCGACCAGCCGGAGATCGGCATCCTGGGCATCCTGGTCAAGGAGTTCGACGGGGTGCCCCACTTCCTGATGCAGGCCAAGTTCGAGCCCGGCAACGTCAACCTCCGCCAGATCTCGCCCACCGTGCAGGCCACGCGCAGCAACTACACGGGGGTCCACGGAGGCCGGGCCACCCCCTACGTGGAGTACTTCCGCGCTCCGCGCCGCGGCCGGGTCCTGGTGGACGTGCTCCAGTCCGAGCAGGGCGAGTGGTTCTGGCGCAAGCACAACCGCAACATCGTCGTCGAGGTGGGCCCCGACGAGGACGTCCCCGAGCACGAGGACTACCGGTGGTTCACGCTCCGGCAGATCCACGGGATGCTGCGCCGGGACAACCTCGTCAACATGGACGCCCGCACGGTGCTGTCCTGTCTGCCGGTGACCCGGGGAGAGGGGCCGGAGCCCGCGGACCCCTTCGAGCGGGCGCTCGCGCGCTCCTACGGGGACGGCGCGCTGCATCCGATGACCGGTGTGGTCAGCTGGTTCACCGAGGCCAAGACGGTCGTGGACTGGCGCTCCGAGCTGCTGCCGCTGCCCCGGGCCGAGGGGTGGCGCAGGACCGGGGACGAGATCTCCGGCGGCCCCGGGTTCCGGATCATCATGGTCTCGGTCTCGGCGCGCATCCGCGAGGTCGCGTCCTGGACGCAGCCGCTGCTCGCCCCCGAGAGGCACGGGTTCGCCGCCTTCCTGGTGCGCGAGATCGGCGGCGTGCTCCACGTCCTGGTCCGGGCACGCGCCGAACCGGGGACCCTCGACCGCGTCGAGATCACCCCGACGGTGCAGTACTCGGCCTCGGCGGAGGCGCTGGGCCGCCCGGAGCCCTTCGCCGCCCAGGCGGAGTCGCCGCCGGACCACCGCGTGCGCTACGACGCCCTGCTCTCGGAGGAGGGCGGGCGCTTCCACCACGCCCAGACCAGGTACCGGATCGTCGAAGCCGATCCGGACCTGCCCGCGGAGGTCCCCCCGGACTTCCTCTGGGTCACCGTCGCCCAGCTCATGGAGCTGGTCCGGCACGGCCACTACCTCAACATCGAGGCGAGGACCCTCCTCGTCTGCCTGCACACCCTGGGCTGA
- a CDS encoding DegT/DnrJ/EryC1/StrS family aminotransferase produces the protein MTTYVWGYLEEYEKEREDILDAVDKVFKSGKLIWGPSLVAFEEEFAQYHGVAHCAGVDNGTNAIVLALRALGVGEGDEVITVSNTAAPTVLAIDLVGARPVFVDIDPDTYLMRVDQVAAAITERTRCILPVHLYGQCVDMAPLEALAAEHGLVVLEDCAQAHGATHHGRVAGSMGHAAAFSFYPTKILGAYGHAGATITNDPEVDASLRRLRYYGMDQERYYVVTPNGQNSRLDEVHAEILRRKLGRLDEYIEGRRAVARAYDEALADTDLVLPATAPGNEHAYYLYVVRHPERDRIIEEMKAHDVALNVSYPWPVHTMSGFAHLGYETGSLPVTEKLAHEIFSLPMYPSLPRQEQDRIIEALTKTLAKL, from the coding sequence ATGACGACCTATGTCTGGGGCTACCTGGAGGAGTACGAGAAGGAAAGGGAGGACATCCTCGACGCCGTGGACAAGGTGTTCAAGTCGGGGAAGCTGATCTGGGGCCCCTCCCTGGTGGCCTTCGAGGAGGAGTTCGCCCAGTACCACGGCGTGGCGCACTGCGCGGGCGTCGACAACGGCACCAACGCCATCGTGCTCGCCCTGCGCGCCCTGGGCGTCGGTGAGGGCGACGAGGTCATCACCGTGTCGAACACGGCCGCGCCCACGGTCCTGGCCATCGACCTGGTGGGGGCGCGCCCGGTCTTCGTCGACATCGACCCGGACACCTACCTCATGCGTGTGGACCAGGTCGCGGCGGCGATCACCGAGCGCACGCGCTGCATCCTGCCGGTCCACCTGTACGGGCAGTGCGTGGACATGGCCCCGCTGGAGGCGCTGGCCGCCGAGCACGGCCTGGTCGTCCTGGAGGACTGCGCCCAGGCGCACGGAGCCACCCACCACGGGCGCGTGGCGGGCTCCATGGGCCACGCCGCCGCCTTCTCCTTCTACCCGACGAAGATCCTCGGCGCCTACGGCCACGCGGGCGCGACGATCACCAACGACCCGGAGGTCGACGCCTCCCTCCGGCGCCTGCGCTACTACGGCATGGACCAGGAGCGCTACTACGTCGTCACGCCGAACGGGCAGAACAGCAGGCTCGACGAGGTCCACGCGGAGATCCTGCGCCGCAAGCTCGGCCGCCTGGACGAGTACATCGAGGGCCGCAGGGCGGTGGCCCGCGCCTACGACGAGGCGCTCGCCGACACGGACCTGGTCCTGCCCGCGACGGCGCCCGGGAACGAGCACGCCTACTACCTCTACGTGGTCCGCCACCCCGAGCGGGACCGGATCATCGAGGAGATGAAGGCCCACGACGTCGCGCTCAACGTCAGCTACCCGTGGCCCGTCCACACGATGTCCGGCTTCGCCCACCTGGGCTACGAGACCGGGAGTCTGCCGGTGACCGAGAAGCTGGCCCACGAGATCTTCTCGCTGCCGATGTACCCCTCGCTGCCCCGGCAGGAGCAGGACCGGATCATCGAGGCCCTGACCAAGACCCTGGCCAAGCTGTGA
- a CDS encoding LmbU family transcriptional regulator, with product MEAVMNPDSHASPQAKVPEARRSRSAADSGGRRGASGNPTRRTSLHLPDGMAMVDWERWGQHIFVISDASAWWLGDWLIYGQENYPQRYKRAIEKTSLDYQTLRNYAWVARKFVPARRREKLSFQHHAEVCGLPEEEQERWLAEAEAGRWSRNELRRRIRLKARGVDPARETIYVQVAINPERKRQWQEAAESSGMSFPEWASKALDMAAKKMIEVG from the coding sequence ATGGAAGCAGTGATGAATCCGGACAGCCACGCCAGCCCCCAGGCGAAGGTCCCCGAAGCCAGACGGAGCCGGTCCGCCGCGGACTCGGGCGGCCGACGGGGCGCCTCGGGCAACCCCACCCGCAGAACGAGCCTCCACCTGCCCGACGGCATGGCCATGGTCGACTGGGAGCGCTGGGGACAGCACATCTTCGTCATCTCCGACGCGTCCGCCTGGTGGCTCGGGGACTGGCTCATCTACGGCCAGGAGAACTACCCCCAGCGGTACAAGCGCGCGATCGAGAAGACCTCCCTCGACTACCAGACCCTGCGCAACTACGCCTGGGTCGCCAGGAAGTTCGTCCCCGCCCGGCGCCGCGAGAAGCTGAGCTTCCAGCACCACGCCGAGGTGTGCGGCCTCCCGGAGGAGGAGCAGGAACGCTGGTTGGCCGAGGCCGAGGCGGGCCGCTGGTCCCGCAACGAGCTCCGCCGCCGCATCCGCCTCAAGGCCCGGGGAGTGGACCCCGCACGGGAGACCATATACGTTCAGGTCGCCATTAACCCGGAGCGGAAGAGGCAATGGCAGGAAGCCGCCGAGAGTTCTGGTATGAGTTTCCCGGAGTGGGCTTCCAAGGCCTTGGACATGGCTGCCAAGAAAATGATTGAGGTCGGCTGA
- a CDS encoding activator-dependent family glycosyltransferase, with product MRILFATFSEKTHFIGMTPLAWALRAAGHEVRVASQPELAPTVAATGLPFVAAGSDHVLPQVIAWVGRMARDMRPDFDMMRVAAPEVPSGEELRAAYRDVLVPLWWKVVNDPMLEDLVAFCREWRPDLVVWEPITFSAAIAAEACGAAHVRFLWSLDLFAAMREQYLRHMERQPPQERDDPLAAWLGDRAARHGVDFSETLVRGQATLDYLPASLGVPAPTGARRLPIRYVPYNGRAVVPDWLRTPPTRPRVCLSLGTTATQRLGGYTVDVATLLEGLADLDVEVVATLPAREQEKLGAVPDNARLVEYVPLHALTPTCAAMITHGGAGTVMSGLVHGVPQSAVPHHMYDEPLLASLVAAQGSGVVVDPSRVTPEAVRESTRRLLEDPSHAEAARRLRGEVDAMPSPAEVARRLARAAGEGGRVDLTRW from the coding sequence GTGCGTATCTTGTTCGCAACGTTCTCCGAGAAGACCCACTTCATCGGGATGACCCCCCTGGCATGGGCGCTGCGCGCCGCCGGGCACGAGGTGCGCGTCGCCAGCCAGCCCGAACTCGCGCCGACGGTGGCCGCGACCGGGCTGCCGTTCGTCGCCGCGGGGTCGGACCACGTGCTCCCCCAGGTGATCGCCTGGGTCGGGCGCATGGCGCGGGACATGCGCCCCGACTTCGACATGATGCGCGTGGCGGCTCCGGAGGTCCCCTCCGGGGAGGAGCTGCGGGCCGCCTACCGCGACGTGCTGGTGCCGCTGTGGTGGAAGGTCGTCAACGACCCGATGCTGGAGGACCTGGTCGCCTTCTGCCGCGAGTGGCGCCCCGACCTGGTCGTGTGGGAGCCCATCACCTTCTCCGCGGCGATCGCCGCGGAGGCGTGCGGTGCGGCGCACGTGCGCTTCCTGTGGAGCCTGGACCTGTTCGCCGCGATGCGCGAACAGTACCTGCGCCACATGGAACGACAGCCCCCACAGGAACGCGACGACCCCCTCGCCGCATGGCTGGGCGACCGCGCCGCCCGCCACGGCGTCGACTTCTCCGAAACCCTCGTCCGCGGCCAGGCCACCCTGGACTACCTGCCCGCCTCCCTGGGCGTGCCCGCCCCCACCGGAGCCCGCCGCCTGCCCATCCGCTACGTGCCCTACAACGGACGCGCCGTCGTCCCCGACTGGCTGCGCACACCCCCCACCCGCCCCCGCGTCTGCCTCAGCCTCGGGACGACGGCCACCCAGCGCCTGGGCGGCTACACGGTCGACGTCGCGACCCTCCTGGAGGGCCTGGCCGACCTGGACGTGGAGGTCGTGGCCACCCTGCCCGCCCGCGAGCAGGAGAAGCTGGGCGCCGTCCCCGACAACGCCCGCCTGGTCGAGTACGTCCCCCTGCACGCCCTGACCCCCACCTGCGCCGCCATGATCACCCACGGCGGGGCGGGCACCGTGATGTCCGGCCTGGTGCACGGGGTCCCGCAGTCGGCCGTGCCGCACCACATGTACGACGAGCCCCTGCTGGCCTCACTGGTGGCCGCGCAGGGCTCGGGGGTGGTCGTGGACCCCTCCCGGGTCACCCCCGAGGCCGTCCGGGAGAGCACCCGGAGGCTGCTGGAGGACCCCTCCCACGCCGAGGCGGCGCGACGCCTGCGCGGGGAGGTGGACGCCATGCCCTCCCCCGCCGAGGTCGCGCGCCGGCTGGCGCGGGCCGCGGGGGAGGGCGGGCGGGTGGACCTCACACGGTGGTGA
- a CDS encoding class I SAM-dependent methyltransferase: MVPTTTCRVCEGTVTQFMDFGRQPLSDAFRAPDDTSEEFFYRLAVGLCPDCQMVQLMEEVPRERMFHEGYPYYSSGSTVMRSHFEATAEKLLAEHLTGSDPFVVELGCNDGVMLETVARAGVRHLGMEPSGAVAEVARGKGVRVRNAFFEKATALEILAEDGPADVVYAANTFCHIPYVDSVLEGIGELLSPGGVFVFEDPYFGDVSEKASFDQFYDEHFFLFTASSVRNMARRFGLELVDVERLPTHGGELRYTLAREGSRAASPAVEAILEEERKRELTSPESLASFADRVRGNCDRLVEELRSLRDQGLRVVGYGATAKSATVLNFCGIGPDLLEFVCDTTPAKQGRLTPGSHVPVRDHGAFTASYPDRALLLAWNHAEEIMAKEEGFREAGGRWIHYVPDVTTV; this comes from the coding sequence TTGGTCCCCACCACCACGTGCCGTGTCTGCGAAGGAACGGTCACCCAGTTCATGGACTTCGGCCGCCAGCCGCTGTCCGACGCCTTCCGGGCGCCCGACGACACGAGCGAGGAGTTCTTCTACCGCCTCGCGGTCGGGCTCTGCCCGGACTGCCAGATGGTGCAGTTGATGGAGGAGGTGCCCCGGGAACGCATGTTCCACGAGGGGTACCCGTACTACTCCTCGGGCTCCACCGTGATGCGCTCCCACTTCGAGGCGACCGCCGAGAAGCTCCTCGCGGAGCACCTGACCGGCTCCGACCCCTTCGTGGTCGAGCTGGGGTGCAACGACGGCGTCATGCTGGAGACGGTGGCCCGCGCGGGCGTGCGCCACCTCGGGATGGAGCCCTCCGGAGCCGTGGCCGAGGTCGCCCGCGGCAAGGGCGTGCGCGTGCGCAACGCCTTCTTCGAGAAGGCGACGGCCCTGGAGATCCTGGCCGAGGACGGGCCCGCCGACGTCGTCTACGCGGCCAACACCTTCTGCCACATCCCCTACGTGGACTCGGTACTGGAGGGGATCGGGGAGCTGCTGTCCCCCGGGGGCGTGTTCGTCTTCGAGGACCCCTACTTCGGTGACGTGAGCGAGAAGGCGTCCTTCGACCAGTTCTACGACGAGCACTTCTTCCTGTTCACCGCCTCCTCCGTGCGCAACATGGCGCGCAGGTTCGGCCTGGAGCTGGTCGACGTCGAGCGTCTGCCCACGCACGGGGGCGAGCTGCGCTACACCCTGGCACGCGAGGGCTCCCGGGCCGCCTCCCCCGCCGTGGAGGCGATCCTGGAGGAGGAGAGGAAGCGGGAGCTGACCTCCCCGGAGTCGCTGGCCTCCTTCGCGGACCGGGTGCGGGGCAACTGCGACCGGCTCGTGGAGGAACTGCGCTCGCTGCGCGACCAGGGCCTGCGCGTGGTGGGCTACGGCGCCACCGCCAAGAGCGCGACCGTGCTCAACTTCTGCGGGATCGGCCCCGACCTGCTGGAGTTTGTCTGCGACACCACGCCGGCCAAGCAGGGGCGCCTGACGCCGGGCTCCCACGTGCCGGTGCGCGACCACGGCGCGTTCACGGCCTCCTACCCCGACCGCGCCCTCCTGCTGGCCTGGAACCACGCCGAGGAGATCATGGCCAAGGAGGAGGGGTTCCGCGAGGCCGGGGGACGCTGGATCCACTACGTCCCGGACGTCACCACCGTGTGA
- a CDS encoding NAD-dependent epimerase/dehydratase family protein: MARAVVTGGNGFVGSHLVDRLLARGDEVVVFDTRGARPAPAPSWKEVEYVRGSVSSSEQLAKAIRGGVDVVYHLAAVVGVDRYLESPMEVIDVNFTGTRNVLDLAERAGAKVVFASTSEVFGKNPDVPWKEDADRVLGTTSASRWSYSSSKALAEHLTFGYMGRGLNASIVRYFNLYGPRQRPAFLVSRSLHRALRGEPPVVYDEGGQTRSFTYIDDAVEATVQIGTRPEADGECFNVGSSDEVTIREAVDLIVELTGGKVVPTSIDTRDRFGHSYQDLDRRIPDAGKIRSLLGWKSTTSLREGVARTIEWAEENPWWLEQPENTTG; encoded by the coding sequence GTGGCACGCGCCGTAGTGACCGGAGGGAACGGCTTCGTCGGAAGCCACCTCGTCGACCGGCTCCTCGCCAGGGGCGACGAGGTCGTGGTCTTCGACACGAGGGGGGCCCGGCCCGCGCCCGCCCCCTCATGGAAGGAGGTCGAGTACGTCCGGGGCAGCGTCAGCTCCTCCGAGCAGCTCGCCAAGGCGATCCGCGGGGGCGTGGACGTGGTCTACCACCTCGCCGCCGTGGTGGGGGTGGACCGGTACCTGGAGTCCCCCATGGAGGTCATCGACGTCAACTTCACGGGGACGCGCAACGTCCTGGACCTGGCCGAGCGCGCCGGGGCCAAGGTGGTCTTCGCCAGCACCAGCGAGGTGTTCGGCAAGAACCCCGACGTCCCCTGGAAGGAGGACGCCGACCGGGTCCTCGGCACGACCTCGGCGAGCAGGTGGAGCTACTCCTCCAGCAAGGCCCTGGCCGAGCACCTGACGTTCGGCTACATGGGCCGGGGGCTCAACGCCTCCATCGTCCGCTACTTCAACCTCTACGGGCCGCGCCAGCGCCCCGCCTTCCTCGTCAGCCGCAGCCTCCACCGCGCCCTGCGCGGCGAGCCCCCCGTCGTCTACGACGAGGGCGGCCAGACCCGCAGCTTCACCTACATCGACGACGCCGTCGAGGCGACGGTCCAGATCGGCACCCGTCCGGAGGCGGACGGCGAGTGCTTCAACGTCGGCAGCTCGGACGAGGTCACCATCCGCGAGGCCGTGGACCTGATCGTGGAGCTGACCGGCGGCAAGGTCGTCCCGACCTCGATCGACACGCGCGACAGGTTCGGGCACTCCTACCAGGACCTGGACCGGCGCATCCCCGACGCGGGGAAGATCCGCTCGCTCCTGGGCTGGAAGAGCACCACCTCGCTGCGGGAGGGGGTCGCCCGGACCATCGAGTGGGCCGAGGAGAACCCCTGGTGGCTCGAACAGCCGGAGAACACCACCGGCTGA
- a CDS encoding nucleotide sugar dehydrogenase, translating into MRFLLDREEITVSVVGLGYVGSCVAASLASNGVNVVGVDVDAHPVEEMEAGRCHLKEPGLPELVARGRDAGRLRATTDYSAISSADVVVVAVGTPVREDGTLVETQIRSAAAEAGRHLRRGQLLVFKSTVPPGTTRDLVVPLLESGGLTCGEDFGLAFCPERLSQGNALAEIRELPVVVGGWDAESGAAAARFWESRLGVRTVVCSSMEAAETVKLLNNWWIDHNIALANELARFCTSIGVDAMEVIAATNEVPKGGGTINVLSPGVGVGGSCLTKDPWMLWRSARDRGVHLGTVVSARGANDAMPGYVAGLVTEGLDALGTPAERARVAVIGLSFKNNTGDLRSTPTLPVVAALRDAGADVAVFDPLADPDEVRKTFGLEPSPSAEAAATGAHCLAVLAWHDEFAALDMAALRRLTARECLLLDGRAHFDDQTVESLTGLGFTYRGIGR; encoded by the coding sequence ATGCGTTTCCTGCTGGACCGGGAGGAGATCACCGTCTCGGTCGTCGGCCTGGGGTACGTGGGGTCGTGCGTGGCCGCCAGCCTGGCGTCCAACGGGGTGAACGTCGTGGGCGTCGACGTGGACGCCCACCCGGTCGAGGAGATGGAGGCGGGCCGCTGCCACCTCAAGGAGCCCGGACTGCCCGAACTGGTGGCCCGGGGGCGGGACGCCGGGCGCCTGCGCGCCACGACCGACTACTCCGCGATCTCCTCGGCGGACGTGGTCGTCGTCGCGGTCGGCACGCCGGTCCGGGAGGACGGCACCCTCGTCGAGACCCAGATCAGGAGCGCGGCCGCCGAGGCGGGCCGCCACCTGCGCCGCGGGCAGCTCCTCGTCTTCAAGAGCACGGTCCCCCCGGGCACGACCCGTGATCTCGTCGTCCCCCTGCTGGAGAGCGGCGGGCTGACGTGCGGCGAGGACTTCGGTCTGGCCTTCTGCCCCGAGCGGCTGTCGCAGGGCAACGCCCTGGCGGAGATCCGGGAGCTGCCCGTGGTCGTCGGCGGGTGGGACGCGGAGAGCGGGGCCGCCGCCGCGAGGTTCTGGGAGTCCCGGCTCGGCGTGCGGACCGTCGTCTGCTCCTCCATGGAGGCCGCCGAGACGGTCAAGCTCCTCAACAACTGGTGGATCGACCACAACATCGCCCTGGCCAACGAGCTGGCCCGCTTCTGCACGTCGATCGGGGTGGACGCGATGGAGGTCATCGCCGCCACCAACGAGGTGCCCAAGGGCGGAGGGACCATCAACGTCCTCTCGCCGGGGGTCGGGGTCGGAGGCTCCTGCCTGACCAAGGACCCCTGGATGCTGTGGCGCTCCGCCCGGGACAGGGGCGTGCACCTGGGAACCGTCGTCTCGGCCCGCGGCGCCAACGACGCGATGCCCGGCTACGTCGCGGGGCTCGTCACCGAGGGGCTGGACGCGCTGGGAACCCCCGCCGAGCGGGCCCGCGTGGCCGTGATCGGGCTGTCCTTCAAGAACAACACCGGCGACCTGAGGTCCACGCCGACCCTGCCCGTGGTCGCCGCGCTGCGCGACGCCGGGGCCGACGTGGCGGTGTTCGACCCGCTCGCCGACCCGGACGAGGTCCGCAAGACGTTCGGCCTGGAGCCCTCCCCCTCGGCGGAGGCGGCCGCGACCGGGGCCCACTGCCTCGCCGTGCTCGCCTGGCACGACGAGTTCGCCGCACTGGACATGGCGGCCCTGCGCCGCCTCACGGCGCGGGAGTGCCTCCTCCTGGACGGCAGGGCCCACTTCGACGACCAGACCGTCGAGTCCCTGACGGGGCTCGGTTTCACCTACCGAGGGATCGGACGGTAG
- a CDS encoding activator-dependent family glycosyltransferase: MRVLIATQAERTHFLGLVPLAWALRAAGHEVRVASQPELEAVVTGTGLPFSPVGRDHLLRRVMRQYHAMTGGEDDDFDMAEDRDEVLTWDYLLEGYRLTVQWWWRMVNDPMVDDLVALCREWRPHLVVWEPITFSGAIAAEACGAAHVRYLWGADIFARTRARFLARMGEQPASRREDPLAAWLGTRAARYGVNFSETLVHGQATVEQVPASLRVDTPAHLEYLPVRYVPYNGRAVVPHWLRTQPDRPRIGLSLGTSANEWYGGHRVSAGEILEGLAELDVEVVATLPASEQAKLGAVPGNARLVEYVPLHALAPTCAAMVTHGGPGTVLTGLAHGVPQLLSPNAHMFDTVLLSGLVEEAGAGRVVDPDRLDAATVAAGVRTLLEDPRHTSAARALRARMDAMPTPADLAHTLAGLTRT; encoded by the coding sequence GTGCGCGTGCTGATCGCGACGCAGGCGGAGCGGACCCACTTCCTGGGGCTGGTGCCCCTGGCGTGGGCGCTGCGCGCCGCGGGCCACGAGGTCCGGGTGGCCAGCCAGCCCGAACTGGAGGCGGTGGTCACCGGGACGGGCCTGCCCTTCTCCCCCGTGGGCAGGGACCACCTCCTGCGCAGGGTCATGCGGCAGTACCACGCGATGACCGGCGGGGAGGACGACGACTTCGACATGGCCGAGGACCGTGACGAGGTCCTGACCTGGGACTACCTCCTGGAGGGCTACCGCCTGACCGTGCAGTGGTGGTGGCGGATGGTCAACGACCCCATGGTCGACGACCTGGTCGCCCTCTGCCGCGAGTGGCGCCCCCACCTGGTCGTGTGGGAGCCCATCACCTTCTCCGGGGCGATCGCCGCCGAGGCCTGCGGGGCCGCGCACGTGCGCTACCTGTGGGGGGCCGACATCTTCGCCCGCACCCGCGCGCGCTTCCTGGCGCGGATGGGCGAACAGCCCGCCTCACGGCGCGAGGACCCCCTGGCCGCGTGGCTGGGGACCAGGGCGGCCCGGTACGGGGTGAACTTCTCCGAGACCCTGGTCCACGGCCAGGCCACCGTCGAGCAGGTCCCCGCGTCCCTGCGGGTGGACACGCCCGCGCACCTGGAGTACCTGCCGGTGCGCTACGTGCCCTACAACGGACGCGCCGTCGTCCCCCACTGGCTGCGCACACAACCCGACCGCCCCCGGATCGGACTCAGCCTCGGGACCAGCGCGAACGAGTGGTACGGCGGTCACCGGGTCTCCGCCGGGGAGATCCTGGAGGGTCTGGCCGAGCTGGACGTGGAGGTGGTGGCCACCCTGCCCGCCAGTGAGCAGGCCAAGCTCGGCGCCGTCCCCGGCAACGCCCGCCTGGTCGAGTACGTCCCCCTGCACGCCCTGGCCCCCACCTGCGCCGCCATGGTCACCCACGGCGGCCCCGGCACCGTCCTGACCGGCCTCGCCCACGGAGTCCCCCAACTCCTGTCACCCAACGCGCACATGTTCGACACGGTCCTGCTGTCCGGGCTGGTGGAGGAGGCCGGGGCGGGCAGGGTCGTGGACCCCGACCGCCTGGACGCCGCCACCGTCGCCGCAGGCGTGCGCACCCTCCTGGAGGACCCCCGCCACACAAGCGCCGCCCGCGCCCTGCGCGCACGCATGGACGCCATGCCCACCCCCGCCGACCTCGCCCACACCCTCGCCGGCCTCACCCGCACCTGA